One part of the Paracoccus sp. MBLB3053 genome encodes these proteins:
- a CDS encoding zinc-binding alcohol dehydrogenase family protein: MKALICQEPGQLALIERPAPARGEGEVLVRIRHVGICGTDFHIFGGKHPFLEYPRVMGHELSGTVEEAPEGSALAPGEAVYIVPYLSCGTCQACRIGLTNACCNIKVLGVHTDGGMAELISVPARNVIPAGGIALEDAAMIEFLAIGAHGVKRGGVSARDRVLVTGSGPIGMSAIIFAKARGAHVTVMDTREDRLGFARSGLGADELLLADGDAEANAARLTGGDWFDVVIDATGAAPPIERGFGFLAHGARYVLLSVVRQDIRFSDPEFHKREATLIASRNAQPDDFAEVVAQMRAGRVPTRALNTHRGALSDGVELFQDWSRPEAGVIKAILDL, translated from the coding sequence ATGAAGGCGCTGATCTGTCAGGAACCGGGGCAGCTCGCCCTGATCGAGCGCCCCGCGCCCGCGCGCGGTGAAGGCGAGGTGCTGGTCCGCATCCGCCATGTCGGCATCTGCGGCACGGATTTCCACATCTTCGGCGGCAAGCATCCCTTCCTCGAATATCCGCGCGTGATGGGGCACGAGCTTTCCGGCACGGTCGAGGAGGCCCCCGAGGGCAGCGCGCTCGCGCCCGGCGAGGCGGTCTACATCGTGCCCTACCTGTCCTGCGGAACCTGCCAGGCCTGCCGCATCGGGCTGACGAATGCCTGCTGCAACATCAAGGTTCTGGGCGTCCATACCGATGGCGGCATGGCCGAGCTGATCTCGGTCCCGGCGCGGAACGTGATCCCGGCAGGCGGCATCGCGCTGGAAGATGCCGCGATGATCGAGTTCCTCGCCATCGGCGCGCATGGCGTGAAGCGCGGCGGCGTCAGCGCGCGCGACCGTGTGCTGGTGACCGGCTCGGGGCCGATCGGCATGTCGGCGATCATCTTCGCCAAGGCGCGCGGCGCCCATGTCACGGTGATGGACACGCGCGAGGACCGGCTGGGCTTCGCCCGAAGCGGGCTGGGGGCCGACGAGCTCCTGCTGGCCGATGGCGATGCCGAGGCCAATGCGGCGCGCCTCACCGGCGGCGACTGGTTCGACGTGGTGATCGACGCGACCGGCGCGGCCCCCCCGATCGAGCGCGGCTTCGGCTTCCTCGCCCATGGCGCGCGCTACGTGCTGCTCTCGGTGGTGCGGCAGGACATCCGCTTCTCGGACCCGGAATTCCACAAGCGCGAGGCCACGCTGATCGCCAGCCGCAATGCCCAGCCCGATGATTTCGCCGAGGTCGTGGCGCAGATGCGCGCGGGCCGGGTGCCGACCCGGGCGCTGAATACCCATCGCGGCGCGCTTTCGGACGGGGTAGAACTTTTCCAGGACTGGTCGCGTCCCGAGGCGGGCGTCATCAAGGCCATCCTCGACCTTTAA
- a CDS encoding mannitol dehydrogenase family protein, translated as MSRLSSQSVLPESVALPEFDRATLLPGILHLGFGAFHRAHQAVFTQRALNIDPDAWGIVAVNLRSPGPIRDLAAQDGLYTVITRGPEGDSAEVIGVTEDWLCAAEDLPELLDWLADPAIRIVTLTVTEKAYGIDPATGGLDRGHPAIAADLAAPEAPGGAVGLLVAGLRRRRDAGTPPFTVLTCDNLPSNGKVLRRLVSEFAAIHDPELAGWISTEVAFPSSMVDRIVPAATEATRARAAALIGAEDALAIETEPFLQWVIEEDFPQGRPAWDKAGAVMVSDVEPYEKMKLRMLNGAHTLIAHLGILHGLEHVRDVMAVPELAAQARAHMQAARATLDPVPGIDLDAYMADLLARFANPAIAHRNVQIAMDSTQKLPQRIISPALDALRAGQDIAPFARVVAAWIAAIRLRGEADDPRRAELLDAAAGTDAAPFLALPGLFPPALADDPAWRAAVAAALAEFEERNAR; from the coding sequence ATGAGCAGGCTTTCCTCGCAATCCGTGCTGCCCGAGAGTGTCGCGCTGCCGGAATTCGACCGCGCGACCCTGCTGCCCGGCATCCTGCACCTGGGCTTCGGCGCGTTTCACCGCGCCCATCAGGCGGTCTTCACCCAGCGCGCTTTGAACATCGACCCCGATGCCTGGGGCATCGTCGCGGTCAACTTGCGCTCGCCGGGGCCGATCCGCGACCTCGCGGCGCAGGACGGGCTTTATACCGTCATCACGCGCGGCCCAGAAGGCGACAGCGCCGAGGTGATCGGCGTCACCGAGGACTGGCTTTGCGCCGCCGAGGACCTGCCCGAGCTGCTGGACTGGCTCGCCGATCCGGCGATCCGCATCGTCACCCTGACCGTCACGGAAAAGGCTTATGGCATCGATCCGGCGACCGGGGGGCTTGATCGCGGGCATCCCGCCATCGCCGCAGATCTTGCCGCGCCCGAGGCCCCGGGCGGCGCGGTCGGCCTGCTCGTCGCCGGGTTGCGCCGCCGCCGGGACGCCGGAACCCCGCCCTTCACCGTGCTGACCTGCGACAACCTGCCCTCGAACGGCAAGGTGCTGCGCCGCCTCGTCAGCGAATTCGCCGCCATCCACGATCCCGAGCTCGCGGGCTGGATCTCGACCGAGGTCGCCTTCCCGAGCTCGATGGTGGACCGCATCGTTCCCGCCGCGACCGAGGCCACCCGCGCCCGCGCCGCCGCGCTGATCGGCGCCGAGGACGCGCTGGCGATCGAGACCGAGCCCTTCCTGCAATGGGTGATCGAAGAGGATTTCCCGCAGGGCCGCCCGGCCTGGGACAAGGCGGGCGCGGTCATGGTCTCGGATGTCGAGCCCTATGAGAAGATGAAGCTCAGGATGCTCAATGGCGCGCATACGCTGATCGCGCATCTGGGCATCCTGCACGGGCTCGAGCATGTCCGCGACGTGATGGCGGTGCCCGAGCTCGCCGCGCAGGCCCGCGCCCACATGCAGGCGGCGCGTGCGACGCTCGACCCGGTGCCGGGGATCGATCTCGATGCCTACATGGCGGATCTGCTGGCCCGTTTCGCCAATCCGGCCATTGCCCATCGCAATGTCCAGATCGCGATGGATTCGACCCAGAAACTGCCGCAGCGGATCATCTCTCCGGCGCTGGATGCGCTGCGGGCGGGGCAGGACATCGCCCCCTTCGCCCGCGTGGTCGCGGCCTGGATCGCCGCGATCCGCCTGCGCGGCGAGGCCGACGACCCGCGCCGCGCCGAGCTTCTGGACGCCGCTGCCGGAACGGACGCCGCGCCCTTCCTGGCGCTGCCGGGGCTGTTCCCGCCGGCCTTGGCCGACGATCCCGCATGGCGCGCCGCGGTCGCGGCCGCCCTGGCCGAATTCGAAGAAAGGAACGCGCGATGA
- the uxuA gene encoding mannonate dehydratase, whose product MKYTWRWFGPVDKVTVRDALQAGAHGIVSALHHVPTGAAWTVEGIRQRQDEILSGGLTWDVVESIPVSEEIKTQSGDWRAHVANWQESLRRLSQCGIRTVCYNFMPVLDWTRTDLRWETRHQARAMRFDLPDFVAFDLHILKRPGAAGDYPEPLQAEAERRFRAMSDTRIAELGRNIGAGLPGSADGYTLDQLLEKLRSYQGIDAARLCANLVDFLSQVVPVAEEVGVNICAHPDDPPWPLLGLPRILSTRADYAHMLGQVESRANGMTLCSGSLGAHPGNDLPQITRDFADRIHFVHLRNVTREAETAPCSFYEDEHLEGGTDMVEVIAALLDEERRRRAEGREDHLIPIRPDHGQEILDDLTRGAQPGYPAIGRLKGLAELRGIERALSHPRLGACA is encoded by the coding sequence ATGAAATATACCTGGCGCTGGTTCGGCCCGGTCGACAAGGTCACCGTCCGCGACGCCCTGCAGGCCGGCGCGCATGGCATCGTGAGCGCGCTGCACCATGTCCCGACCGGCGCGGCCTGGACCGTCGAGGGCATCCGCCAGCGCCAGGACGAGATCCTGTCCGGCGGGCTGACCTGGGACGTGGTCGAAAGCATCCCGGTCTCCGAGGAGATCAAGACCCAGAGCGGCGACTGGCGCGCCCATGTCGCGAACTGGCAGGAATCGCTGCGCCGCCTTTCGCAATGCGGCATCCGCACGGTCTGCTACAATTTCATGCCGGTGCTGGACTGGACCCGCACCGACCTGCGCTGGGAGACCCGCCACCAGGCCCGCGCCATGCGCTTCGACCTGCCCGATTTCGTGGCCTTCGACCTGCATATCCTGAAGCGCCCCGGGGCCGCCGGGGATTATCCCGAACCCCTGCAGGCCGAGGCCGAGCGCCGCTTCAGGGCGATGTCCGACACCCGCATCGCCGAGCTGGGCCGCAATATCGGCGCGGGCCTGCCGGGCTCGGCCGATGGCTACACGCTGGACCAGCTTCTCGAGAAGCTGCGCAGCTACCAGGGCATCGACGCGGCGCGGCTGTGCGCCAATCTCGTCGATTTCCTGTCCCAGGTGGTGCCGGTCGCCGAAGAGGTCGGCGTCAATATCTGCGCCCATCCCGACGATCCGCCATGGCCGCTGCTGGGCCTGCCGCGCATCCTGTCGACGCGCGCGGATTACGCCCATATGCTGGGCCAGGTCGAGAGCCGCGCCAATGGCATGACCCTGTGCTCGGGCTCGCTCGGGGCGCATCCGGGCAATGACCTGCCGCAGATCACCCGCGATTTCGCCGACCGTATCCATTTCGTCCACCTGCGCAACGTGACGCGCGAGGCCGAGACCGCGCCCTGCTCCTTCTACGAGGACGAGCATCTCGAAGGCGGCACCGACATGGTCGAGGTCATCGCCGCGCTGCTCGACGAGGAACGCCGCCGCCGCGCCGAGGGCCGCGAGGATCACCTGATCCCGATCCGCCCCGATCACGGCCAGGAGATCCTCGACGACCTGACCCGGGGCGCGCAGCCCGGCTATCCCGCCATCGGCCGCCTCAAGGGCCTGGCCGAGCTGCGCGGGATCGAGCGCGCGCTTTCCCATCCCCGGCTGGGGGCCTGCGCATGA
- a CDS encoding L-idonate 5-dehydrogenase: MQTRVARLYGAHDLRVEEQEVRRPGPGEVLLAMAAGGICGSDLHYYHDGGFGPVRVREPIISGHEASGRVVETGEGVDLAPGTLVAISPSQPCGTCEYCAKGMPIHCLDMHFIGSAMRLPHEQGMFRDLFTVPARQVHAFPTGVTEGEAACAEPLAVCLHAVAQATELLGNLSGLRVMVTGAGPIGLLVLAALRHAGATDVTVTDLTDAALERAQAMGATVTVNVASDAGALEPLQAGKGQVDLIFDCSAAGPALRTAFAAIRPRGIIIQVGVTGDMTIPLSALVGKEITWRGSQRFHPEFAEAVALIGSREIDLRPIISHSLPLERAREAFELASDRSIACKVQLTFAPEEPLT; encoded by the coding sequence ATGCAGACAAGGGTTGCACGCCTATACGGTGCCCATGACCTGAGGGTCGAGGAACAGGAAGTCCGACGCCCAGGACCCGGAGAAGTGCTGCTTGCGATGGCAGCAGGCGGGATTTGCGGATCGGATCTGCATTACTACCATGATGGCGGCTTCGGCCCGGTCCGGGTGCGCGAGCCGATCATTTCGGGGCATGAGGCTTCGGGGCGGGTGGTCGAGACGGGCGAGGGGGTGGATCTTGCCCCCGGAACGCTGGTCGCGATCAGCCCGTCCCAGCCCTGCGGAACCTGCGAATATTGCGCGAAGGGCATGCCGATCCATTGCCTCGACATGCATTTCATCGGTTCGGCCATGCGCTTGCCTCATGAACAGGGGATGTTCCGCGACCTCTTCACCGTGCCCGCGCGGCAGGTGCACGCGTTTCCCACTGGCGTGACCGAGGGTGAGGCGGCTTGCGCCGAGCCGCTGGCGGTGTGCCTTCATGCGGTGGCGCAGGCGACCGAACTGCTGGGCAATCTTTCGGGCCTGCGCGTCATGGTCACGGGGGCCGGGCCTATCGGGCTTCTGGTGCTGGCGGCATTGCGCCATGCGGGCGCGACCGATGTGACCGTGACCGACCTGACCGACGCCGCGCTTGAGCGGGCGCAGGCGATGGGCGCGACGGTGACGGTGAATGTCGCGAGCGATGCCGGAGCGCTTGAGCCGCTGCAGGCCGGCAAGGGCCAGGTCGACCTGATCTTCGACTGCTCGGCCGCGGGTCCGGCCCTGCGCACAGCCTTCGCCGCCATTCGCCCGCGCGGGATCATCATCCAGGTCGGCGTGACCGGGGACATGACGATCCCGCTAAGTGCGTTGGTCGGCAAGGAAATCACCTGGCGCGGTTCGCAGCGGTTTCACCCCGAATTCGCTGAAGCCGTCGCCCTGATCGGCAGCCGCGAGATCGACCTGCGCCCGATCATCAGCCACAGCCTGCCCCTGGAACGCGCGCGCGAGGCCTTCGAACTGGCCTCGGATCGCAGCATCGCCTGCAAGGTGCAACTGACCTTCGCCCCCGAGGAGCCCCTGACATGA
- a CDS encoding TRAP transporter large permease, whose product MLLLIGSFLVLMLIGVPVAVSMAVASLAYISVYNVAPDIIAAQRMIAGVESFPLIAVPFFILAGNLMNIAGVTGRIYHFALSLVGWMKGGLAQVNIIGSVVFSGMSGTALADAAGIGTIEIKAMKDHGYPVEAAVGVTAASATLGPIFPPSLPFVIYGMMANASIGALFMAGILPGLVMAGLMMLTVYVFARRKGWGSDTPFDIRQLLGASLEVVIVLSFPLVIYLLVMAGLSVNIAVLIGLSALIALDWYFDWHAVMALMAPVLLIGGMTMGWFTPTEAAVAAVIWSLFLGLVRYRTMTFRTLAKASFDTIETTASVLFIVTAASIFAWLLTVSQAAALFSNAMFALTDNWWTFLIIVNVLLLIVGAFLDTIAAISILVPILMPVAARYGIDPVHLGLIVTLNLMIGLLTPPLGMVLFVLSRISRMSVERTALAILPWMIPLVVALLLITFIPQLTLWLPTQLGLIR is encoded by the coding sequence ATGCTTCTCCTAATTGGGTCCTTTCTTGTCCTGATGCTGATCGGCGTGCCCGTCGCGGTGTCGATGGCCGTGGCCTCGCTGGCCTATATCAGTGTCTACAACGTCGCGCCCGACATCATCGCGGCGCAGCGGATGATCGCAGGCGTCGAAAGCTTTCCGCTGATCGCGGTTCCGTTCTTCATCCTGGCCGGGAACCTGATGAACATCGCGGGCGTCACCGGCCGCATCTATCATTTTGCCCTGTCGCTGGTCGGCTGGATGAAAGGCGGCCTCGCGCAGGTCAACATCATCGGCTCGGTCGTGTTCTCGGGCATGTCGGGCACGGCGCTGGCCGATGCCGCCGGGATCGGCACGATCGAGATCAAGGCGATGAAGGATCATGGCTATCCGGTCGAGGCTGCGGTGGGTGTCACCGCCGCCTCGGCGACCCTGGGCCCGATCTTCCCGCCCTCGCTGCCCTTCGTCATCTACGGGATGATGGCCAATGCCTCGATCGGGGCGCTGTTCATGGCGGGCATCCTGCCGGGGTTGGTCATGGCCGGGCTGATGATGCTGACGGTCTATGTCTTTGCCCGCCGCAAGGGCTGGGGCTCGGACACGCCCTTCGACATCCGCCAATTGCTTGGCGCATCCCTTGAGGTGGTGATCGTTCTCAGCTTCCCGCTGGTGATCTACCTGCTGGTCATGGCGGGGCTCTCGGTCAATATCGCGGTGCTGATCGGGCTTTCGGCGCTGATCGCGCTGGACTGGTATTTCGACTGGCACGCCGTCATGGCGCTGATGGCGCCGGTGCTGTTGATCGGCGGCATGACCATGGGTTGGTTCACCCCCACCGAGGCCGCAGTCGCCGCCGTGATCTGGTCGCTGTTCCTCGGCCTCGTGCGCTATCGCACCATGACTTTCCGGACGCTTGCCAAGGCCAGCTTCGACACGATCGAGACCACGGCTTCGGTGCTGTTCATCGTGACCGCCGCCTCGATCTTTGCCTGGCTTCTGACGGTCAGTCAGGCGGCGGCGCTGTTCTCGAATGCGATGTTCGCACTGACCGACAATTGGTGGACGTTCCTTATCATCGTGAACGTGCTTCTGCTGATCGTCGGCGCGTTTCTGGACACCATCGCCGCGATCTCGATCCTGGTGCCGATCCTGATGCCGGTCGCCGCGCGCTACGGGATCGACCCGGTGCATCTGGGCCTGATCGTGACGCTGAACCTGATGATCGGGCTGCTTACCCCGCCGCTGGGAATGGTGCTTTTCGTCCTGTCGCGGATTTCCAGGATGTCGGTCGAACGCACCGCGCTGGCGATCCTGCCCTGGATGATCCCGCTGGTCGTGGCGCTTCTGCTGATCACTTTCATCCCGCAACTGACGCTGTGGCTGCCGACGCAGCTTGGCCTGATCCGATAG
- a CDS encoding TRAP transporter small permease → MADHDHTPLSVEEMAHAFEDAGGPVDLSPYSIEDWITLAVFWAMALCVFLQFFTRYALNNSLTWTEEIAANCLVIVVFMGAVMCVRMCRHIVVDLLYNFMPRGMRRGFEIVVDVVGIGFFAYMSWLMWRYIDVVGNERMVTVDLPRGFVFYTVFLAFVLMALRALQNFVRDLTGRKTTREKAAETGISGI, encoded by the coding sequence ATGGCAGACCACGATCACACGCCCCTCAGCGTGGAAGAGATGGCGCATGCCTTCGAGGATGCCGGCGGCCCCGTCGATCTGTCGCCCTATTCCATCGAGGACTGGATCACGCTTGCGGTCTTCTGGGCCATGGCGCTTTGCGTTTTCCTGCAATTCTTCACCCGATACGCGCTGAACAACAGCCTGACCTGGACCGAGGAGATCGCGGCGAACTGCCTTGTCATCGTCGTCTTCATGGGCGCGGTGATGTGCGTGCGCATGTGCCGCCATATCGTCGTGGACCTGCTTTACAACTTCATGCCGCGCGGAATGCGCCGGGGCTTCGAGATCGTCGTGGATGTCGTGGGGATCGGCTTCTTCGCCTACATGTCCTGGCTGATGTGGCGCTATATCGACGTGGTCGGCAACGAGCGGATGGTGACGGTCGACCTGCCGCGCGGCTTCGTTTTCTACACCGTCTTCCTGGCCTTCGTGCTGATGGCGCTGCGTGCGCTGCAGAATTTCGTGCGTGACCTAACCGGCAGGAAGACCACGCGTGAAAAGGCCGCTGAAACCGGCATTTCGGGGATCTGA
- a CDS encoding sialic acid TRAP transporter substrate-binding protein SiaP, whose amino-acid sequence MKFTMKRLMGAAAMLMASTIAAHAQTALKWAHVYETSEPFHTESVWAAEEIAKRTDGRYTIDVFPASQLGKEADINQGLKLGTVDIIISGSSFASREYKPIGVTYYPYIFRDPSHLIAYTKSDVFKKLAQGYEEASGNHITAVTYYGTRHTTSNKEIKSCADMQGLKIRVPDVPAYLAMPRACGANTSPIAFAEVYLALQNGTVEAQENPLTTIEAKKFYEVQKNIALTGHIVDHLNTVVSKQLWSSLSDEDKQIFSEVMMEAAERATKIVEEREAALVDKFKGMGIGVNEVDRSDFEKTVLENVALEDFGYTKEDWEAIRAVQ is encoded by the coding sequence ATGAAGTTCACCATGAAACGACTGATGGGCGCCGCCGCCATGCTGATGGCCAGCACCATCGCAGCCCACGCGCAGACCGCGCTGAAATGGGCCCATGTCTACGAGACGTCCGAACCGTTCCACACGGAATCGGTCTGGGCCGCCGAGGAAATCGCCAAGCGTACCGATGGCCGATACACCATCGACGTCTTTCCGGCGTCGCAGCTTGGCAAGGAGGCCGATATCAACCAGGGCCTGAAACTGGGCACGGTCGATATCATCATCTCGGGTTCCAGCTTTGCGTCGCGTGAATACAAGCCGATCGGGGTGACCTATTACCCTTATATCTTCCGCGATCCCTCGCACCTGATCGCCTATACCAAAAGCGACGTCTTCAAGAAGCTGGCGCAGGGATATGAGGAAGCCTCGGGCAATCACATCACCGCCGTGACCTATTACGGCACGCGCCACACCACCTCGAACAAGGAAATCAAGTCCTGCGCGGACATGCAGGGCCTGAAGATCCGGGTTCCCGACGTTCCGGCCTATCTGGCCATGCCGCGCGCCTGCGGGGCCAACACCTCGCCCATCGCTTTCGCCGAGGTCTATCTGGCGCTGCAGAACGGCACGGTCGAGGCGCAGGAAAACCCGCTGACCACGATCGAGGCCAAGAAGTTCTACGAGGTGCAAAAGAACATCGCGCTGACCGGCCATATCGTCGACCACCTGAACACCGTGGTCTCGAAACAGCTGTGGTCGAGCCTGTCGGATGAGGACAAGCAGATCTTCAGCGAGGTGATGATGGAGGCCGCCGAGCGCGCGACCAAGATCGTCGAGGAACGCGAGGCAGCGCTTGTCGACAAGTTCAAGGGCATGGGGATCGGCGTGAACGAAGTCGACCGTTCGGATTTCGAAAAGACCGTTCTCGAGAATGTCGCCCTGGAAGACTTCGGCTACACCAAGGAAGACTGGGAAGCCATCCGGGCGGTCCAGTAA
- a CDS encoding FadR/GntR family transcriptional regulator: MLNDTRPRRQYRQVADQIMALVASQALAPGERLPSERDLAELLSVSRPSLREALIALEVEGHLEIRMGSGIYVGTIPPADGATISTDSEGPLEILQARCIIESAIAEEAARHVGDELIARLDDNLREMGAALNDRARAILLDGQFHIAIASGVGNSVLANFTAQIYEKRLSPFFTQFSSRFEGPRTWRLALAEHGAIRDAIADGDAPAAREAMRHHLTESQRRFTESFLVERHRGA, encoded by the coding sequence ATGCTCAACGATACCCGACCCCGCCGGCAATACCGGCAGGTGGCCGATCAGATCATGGCGCTTGTCGCCAGCCAGGCGCTTGCGCCCGGCGAGCGCCTGCCGTCCGAGCGTGATCTGGCCGAGCTGCTCAGCGTTTCGCGCCCATCGCTGCGCGAGGCGCTGATCGCACTGGAGGTCGAGGGGCATCTTGAGATCCGCATGGGCTCGGGCATCTATGTCGGGACCATCCCGCCCGCCGACGGCGCGACGATCAGCACGGATTCCGAAGGCCCGCTTGAAATCCTTCAGGCGCGCTGCATCATCGAAAGCGCCATTGCCGAAGAGGCGGCGCGACATGTCGGCGACGAATTGATCGCACGGCTCGACGACAACCTGCGTGAGATGGGCGCGGCGCTGAACGACCGGGCGCGGGCGATCCTGCTGGATGGGCAGTTCCATATCGCAATTGCTTCCGGGGTCGGAAACTCGGTTCTCGCCAATTTCACGGCGCAGATCTACGAAAAGCGGCTTTCGCCCTTTTTCACGCAGTTCTCGAGCCGCTTCGAAGGGCCGCGGACCTGGCGGCTGGCGCTGGCCGAACATGGCGCGATCCGCGACGCGATCGCCGATGGCGACGCCCCCGCCGCGCGCGAGGCGATGCGCCATCACCTGACCGAGTCGCAGCGCAGATTTACCGAAAGCTTCCTTGTCGAACGTCACCGGGGAGCCTGA
- a CDS encoding Ldh family oxidoreductase, whose translation MGTHGHVSLQELDRFSRSAFLAIGADKDTADAASRAMLHGTRFGVDSHGVRLLPHYIRALEGGRLNKCPEIRKVGGFGAVEVLDADNAQGALGAYRGMDRAIDLARQYGIGAVAIRNNSHFGPAGAYALAAAETGFIGLSFCNSDSFVRLHDGAMRFHGTNPISVAVPMGPENPWFLDMATSAIPYNRVQLYQSLGVQLPQAVASDSAGVDTTDPSAVDMLAPLGAEFGFKGAALAGVAEIFSAVLTGMRLSFDILPMGGPDFATPRALGAFVIAMNPDAFLDRASFDDGMRRYVEKLRTSPARENCRVMAPGDREWEVARQRQEQGVVLDPVTAEQFGALAARLQIPPVA comes from the coding sequence ATGGGAACGCACGGCCATGTCTCGCTGCAGGAACTTGACCGGTTCAGCCGCTCGGCCTTTCTCGCGATCGGCGCCGATAAGGACACCGCCGATGCGGCGAGCCGCGCGATGTTGCATGGCACGAGGTTCGGCGTGGATAGCCACGGGGTGCGCCTGCTGCCGCATTACATTCGCGCCCTTGAAGGCGGGCGGCTGAACAAGTGCCCCGAAATCAGGAAGGTTGGCGGCTTTGGTGCGGTCGAGGTTCTTGATGCGGATAATGCCCAAGGCGCGCTGGGCGCCTATCGCGGCATGGATCGGGCGATTGACCTGGCTCGCCAATACGGCATCGGAGCCGTCGCGATCCGGAACAATTCCCACTTCGGACCGGCGGGGGCCTATGCACTGGCCGCGGCGGAAACTGGCTTCATTGGCCTGAGCTTCTGCAATTCGGACAGTTTCGTCCGCCTGCATGACGGCGCGATGCGCTTTCACGGGACGAATCCGATTTCGGTTGCCGTGCCTATGGGGCCTGAGAATCCCTGGTTTCTGGACATGGCGACAAGCGCCATCCCCTATAACCGGGTCCAGCTTTATCAAAGCCTTGGCGTCCAGCTGCCACAGGCCGTCGCTTCGGATTCCGCTGGCGTTGATACGACCGATCCGTCGGCTGTCGACATGCTGGCGCCGCTTGGCGCGGAATTCGGCTTCAAGGGGGCGGCGCTGGCTGGGGTGGCCGAAATCTTCAGTGCCGTCCTGACGGGAATGCGGCTCAGCTTCGACATCCTGCCCATGGGCGGCCCGGATTTTGCCACGCCGCGCGCCCTGGGGGCTTTCGTCATTGCAATGAATCCGGATGCCTTCCTGGATCGCGCCAGCTTTGATGACGGAATGCGGCGATATGTGGAAAAGCTGCGCACTTCGCCCGCGCGGGAGAATTGTCGGGTGATGGCCCCCGGCGACCGCGAATGGGAGGTCGCCCGTCAGCGCCAGGAACAAGGGGTGGTGCTGGACCCCGTGACGGCCGAGCAATTTGGCGCGCTGGCAGCACGGCTTCAGATCCCGCCGGTGGCCTGA
- a CDS encoding GntR family transcriptional regulator, with the protein MTRDRDRLAPRLYQQAADMLAQEISQGLLPRGTALTQKALAERFGISRSPARQALDELVRRGLLLRGASGRYSLSGQTADPGLSGRMPVPARLTQRSSWEGIYPEIELAIVSRTPLGCWRVNEAVLARHYGVSRTVARDVMGRLQNRGIIRKDDSGRWHAPALTAQHIDELYELRWLLEPVAMEKAVPNLPAGLLDAMSDELLAAMEGDAQRDSTLLDHLEQRLHVELLGHCRNEALVRAISLPQALLVTHQMLYQLTLELFGTEPFLSEHLEVINRLRRGDIDGARAALVAHLRISRRRAMLRIEAVQEMIQPDPLPYLERVDPPEPG; encoded by the coding sequence ATGACAAGGGATCGCGACCGGCTGGCGCCTCGGCTCTACCAGCAGGCGGCCGACATGTTGGCGCAGGAGATCTCTCAGGGCCTGCTGCCCCGCGGTACGGCACTGACGCAGAAGGCTTTGGCCGAGCGTTTCGGGATCAGCCGCTCGCCTGCCCGGCAGGCGCTTGATGAATTGGTCCGGCGCGGGCTTCTGCTGCGCGGCGCTTCGGGGCGATACAGTCTTTCGGGGCAGACCGCCGACCCGGGTCTATCGGGCCGGATGCCCGTCCCTGCCAGGCTGACCCAGCGCAGCAGCTGGGAAGGCATCTACCCCGAAATCGAATTGGCCATTGTGTCGCGCACCCCTCTGGGCTGCTGGCGCGTGAACGAGGCGGTGCTGGCCCGCCATTACGGTGTCAGCCGGACTGTGGCGCGCGATGTGATGGGGCGGCTGCAGAATCGCGGGATCATTCGCAAGGATGACAGCGGCCGCTGGCACGCGCCTGCATTGACCGCCCAGCATATCGACGAGCTTTACGAGTTGCGCTGGCTGCTTGAGCCCGTGGCGATGGAAAAGGCCGTGCCGAACCTGCCAGCCGGCCTGCTCGACGCCATGAGCGACGAATTGCTGGCCGCCATGGAAGGCGACGCCCAGCGCGACAGCACGCTGCTTGATCATCTGGAACAGCGCCTGCATGTCGAATTGCTCGGGCATTGCCGGAACGAGGCGCTGGTCCGCGCGATCAGCCTGCCGCAGGCGCTCCTGGTCACGCATCAGATGCTCTATCAGCTGACGCTTGAACTTTTCGGGACCGAGCCGTTCCTGTCCGAGCATCTCGAGGTGATCAACCGCCTGCGCAGGGGCGATATTGACGGCGCAAGGGCCGCGCTTGTCGCCCATCTGCGCATTTCACGCCGCCGCGCGATGCTACGCATCGAAGCGGTGCAAGAGATGATCCAGCCCGATCCGCTGCCCTATCTGGAACGCGTCGACCCGCCAGAGCCCGGTTAG